The DNA sequence GCTCAGGGCAGTTGGCCACGGCCGCGCGCGCCTCGGCGAGACGGCTCGCGGGCACCTCTCCGTCAGTGGAGAGCTGCCCGTAGCCGTGCTCGTCATCGGTGATGAGATGCTGAGCAACCGAGTAGCACAGTCCGTGGCCGGTGCAGCTCGCGCTGTCGAGTCTGAGCTTCACGACGGTGCCTTGTCGAACTCCAGATGAAGCGATTCGAGTCCGATGGTCCCGTGGGGCCACGGCACCATCGGTGTGGCGCCGGGCTTGATGCGGTAGTGCGGGATCCGCTTGTGCCACTCCTGGTATGCGATGGCCAACTCCAGTCTGGCCAGGTGCGATCCCAGACAGCGGTGTGGCCCTAGCCCAAAGCTGATGTGCGGGTTGTCCGTACGGTGGAAGTCGATCTCGTGTGGATTGGCGAATACCGCCGGATCCCGATTGACCGCGCCGAGGTAGGTAGATACTCGTGTCTCGGCGCCGAGCCGCACTGTGTCGATGTCGGCCTCGGTGGAGCTGACCCTCGGGATGAATGGGGCCGGCGGATCCAGTCGCAGCAGCTCTTCGACCGCTGCGGGAATCAGAGCTGGATCGTCGACGATTGCTTGTCTCTTGTCGGGATGCTCGGCAAGCCGCTGCATCCCGCAACCCAGCGTGTCGGTCACGGTGTCCAAGCCGGCGAGAACGAACAAGAAGCACAGGCCGACGGCTTCACTGTCGGTGAGGTCGTCCGGTGGCTGTTTAGCCAGTATCTGGCTCAAGACGTCCTCACCGCCCTGACGGCGACGCTGCGGAATCAGCTCGGTGAAGTAGGTGTACATCTCGAGAGCCTT is a window from the Mycolicibacterium anyangense genome containing:
- a CDS encoding ferredoxin gives rise to the protein MKLRLDSASCTGHGLCYSVAQHLITDDEHGYGQLSTDGEVPASRLAEARAAVANCPERAISLVEDSKA
- a CDS encoding cytochrome P450, translated to MTNTDAIPRIDTDSLPMAIARDEAWRATQVAPVIAVADGYAVTTRRGAEEVLKHPEPFSSAKAFDMLQSPVPLVPIAFDPPTQTRYRQILQPFFSPRVIKPMEAHLRQQFIALVDPIAQRGHCDFVSEVAQVFPIQAFLTFFGLPLEMRHQFWEWKNAVLDLSSAGFAAEGDATQEGIRKALEMYTYFTELIPQRRRQGGEDVLSQILAKQPPDDLTDSEAVGLCFLFVLAGLDTVTDTLGCGMQRLAEHPDKRQAIVDDPALIPAAVEELLRLDPPAPFIPRVSSTEADIDTVRLGAETRVSTYLGAVNRDPAVFANPHEIDFHRTDNPHISFGLGPHRCLGSHLARLELAIAYQEWHKRIPHYRIKPGATPMVPWPHGTIGLESLHLEFDKAPS